A region from the Methanothermobacter sp. genome encodes:
- a CDS encoding MnmC family methyltransferase — MVLTPRDDVLRAVRNYFECERRYGINRRTEAWRSLSDSFIRTDDGSYTLESDSCGEAMHTRSGAITESFEKFVRPSVPPDAEEIRVLDLCSGLGYNTAALLEFTSAGEVTVDMVEVSPETLAAALIVPSPVKSHEFVRAAYEDRLMEMGIVGMRASSPPPPEVTLQVHCEDARETLQKLEAEYYDAIFLDAFSPGVSPELYTVEFLSQIARVIKPDGVLATYTSAAPLRSALIEVGFHVGAGPVFGRKSAGTLASMDPSKIKEPLDWRDERMVALSDAGVPYRDPTLSSDGETIIEGRRLERRLVRGVTRISSAVKTPIYLGGSVEEGRIGRRVRRNLERMGISDLKGGKALYIICPQMDECVCGCGEERVATSRERIMSMRRRLLEVAGCRGIIEG; from the coding sequence ATGGTACTCACGCCAAGGGATGATGTTCTGAGGGCTGTTAGAAATTACTTTGAATGTGAGCGCCGGTATGGTATAAACAGGCGAACTGAAGCATGGCGTTCACTTTCAGATAGTTTCATAAGAACCGATGATGGCTCATACACCCTCGAGTCAGATTCCTGTGGGGAGGCCATGCACACCAGGAGCGGAGCCATAACAGAGTCCTTTGAAAAATTTGTAAGGCCCTCAGTACCACCTGATGCAGAGGAAATCCGGGTTCTTGACCTCTGTTCTGGCCTCGGCTATAACACAGCAGCGCTACTTGAATTCACCTCTGCTGGTGAGGTTACAGTGGACATGGTGGAGGTCTCCCCTGAAACCCTTGCAGCAGCCCTCATCGTCCCATCACCGGTAAAATCCCATGAGTTTGTCAGGGCTGCCTATGAGGACCGCCTGATGGAAATGGGAATCGTCGGCATGAGGGCATCATCCCCACCACCCCCTGAGGTCACCCTGCAGGTTCACTGTGAGGATGCAAGGGAGACGCTACAGAAACTTGAGGCTGAATACTATGACGCCATCTTCCTTGACGCATTCAGTCCCGGGGTTTCACCTGAACTCTACACTGTGGAGTTTCTATCACAGATAGCCAGGGTTATAAAGCCAGATGGAGTCCTTGCAACCTACACCTCCGCTGCTCCACTGAGATCCGCCCTTATAGAGGTGGGGTTCCATGTTGGTGCCGGCCCGGTATTTGGAAGGAAATCTGCAGGCACACTGGCCTCAATGGATCCCTCAAAGATTAAAGAGCCCCTGGACTGGAGGGATGAGAGGATGGTGGCCCTCAGTGATGCAGGGGTACCCTACAGGGATCCCACACTTTCTTCAGATGGTGAAACCATAATTGAGGGGCGTAGACTTGAACGCAGGCTCGTTCGCGGTGTTACAAGGATATCATCCGCCGTTAAAACCCCGATCTACCTTGGGGGTTCCGTTGAAGAGGGCAGGATCGGGCGCAGAGTCAGAAGGAACCTTGAAAGGATGGGTATCTCCGATCTGAAAGGAGGGAAGGCACTCTACATAATATGTCCTCAGATGGATGAATGTGTATGTGGCTGTGGAGAGGAAAGGGTGGCAACATCCAGGGAAAGGATAATGTCAATGAGAAGGAGACTACTGGAAGTGGCCGGTTGCAGAGGGATAATAGAGGGATAA